Proteins encoded together in one Acetobacteroides hydrogenigenes window:
- a CDS encoding transglutaminase domain-containing protein has protein sequence MRQLAAIVGVILIGLSGYAQGNRKVDRFVHSPSVARINDADSLSALIAESFGRESDRLRAVYGWICSNIEYDVARMANPISYRGDSTVKVTLAKRKAICSGYADLFINLCKRIDIKAYYVSGYTRQDGGVVDQDHAWVAVRLKNGQWKLFDPTWGASTWQNGELVKRLSFGYFMQEPADFVKSHMPFDPMWQLLYQPITTAEFYGQKVAKDANYLFNYSDSISADQVLPEPQMYANAMRRMEWAGIGNESSARYYALLKRELAFALEAERRRLSEMWLYAFEELEKSYQTSVEMYEQLQVLKTDYASRGVSVSQLRYQSDVLLEHSKRCAEALAGLRLSEQSDLSLWRSLSQRVARMHNLIEQQHGLILQATNPNAEKGSIR, from the coding sequence ATGAGGCAGCTTGCAGCTATAGTAGGTGTAATTCTTATTGGCCTTTCGGGCTATGCGCAGGGCAACCGAAAGGTCGACCGCTTTGTGCACTCGCCCTCAGTGGCTCGTATCAACGATGCCGACTCGCTATCGGCGCTTATTGCCGAATCGTTTGGGCGCGAGTCGGACCGCCTACGCGCCGTGTACGGTTGGATATGCTCCAATATCGAATACGATGTAGCGCGTATGGCAAACCCTATTAGCTACCGTGGCGATTCAACAGTTAAGGTTACGCTCGCAAAGCGGAAGGCAATCTGCTCGGGCTATGCCGATCTCTTTATCAACCTATGTAAGCGGATTGATATTAAGGCCTACTACGTTTCGGGGTACACCCGGCAGGATGGGGGAGTGGTCGATCAGGATCATGCCTGGGTGGCCGTGCGGCTAAAGAACGGGCAGTGGAAGCTCTTCGACCCCACCTGGGGGGCTAGTACCTGGCAGAATGGCGAGCTGGTTAAGCGGCTTTCCTTTGGGTACTTCATGCAGGAGCCTGCCGATTTCGTCAAATCGCACATGCCCTTCGACCCGATGTGGCAGCTGCTGTACCAGCCCATAACCACGGCGGAGTTTTACGGGCAAAAGGTGGCGAAGGATGCCAACTACCTCTTCAACTACAGCGATTCGATATCTGCCGATCAGGTGCTGCCCGAGCCACAGATGTACGCCAACGCGATGCGCCGGATGGAGTGGGCGGGGATCGGGAACGAGTCGTCGGCCCGCTACTATGCGCTCCTGAAGCGCGAGCTGGCATTCGCTCTAGAAGCCGAACGGAGGCGGCTATCCGAGATGTGGCTCTACGCCTTCGAAGAGCTGGAGAAGAGCTACCAAACCAGCGTGGAGATGTACGAGCAGCTGCAGGTGCTCAAAACCGACTATGCCAGCCGAGGCGTCTCGGTTAGCCAGCTGCGGTACCAGTCGGACGTGCTGCTGGAGCACAGTAAAAGGTGTGCCGAGGCGCTGGCCGGGCTTCGGTTAAGCGAGCAGTCCGACCTGTCGCTCTGGCGCTCGTTAAGCCAGCGGGTGGCTCGTATGCATAACCTTATTGAGCAGCAGCATGGGCTTATCCTTCAAGCTACGAACCCGAATGCCGAGAAAGGCTCTATTCGGTGA
- a CDS encoding M13 family metallopeptidase gives MKNKYLLVLLALAPSTVAFCGNKPEVKSKALDAVDMNKKVRPGVNFVEYAGGGWLKNLNIPDDKTSYGAFDILRENSIKDVQNILLEAAATTNAPKGTPSQKIGDFYASGMDSTRIEKLGAEPIKKYVAQINQIENNNDLAIAITQLHLHGISALFGGGVEQDFKNSRIYKMYLAEAGIGMPDRDYYVKDTPHNKELQAAYKALIKKCFILLGYGEAQAAEAVNNIYTLEYNLAIASNTRLENRNMVALYNPVPTAEFCSKNGSFPWNQYFSSLGLNLSNDEVVVMQPKFFVTVDSLLKVTPIQAWKDYLTWNITRSMASTLSSDFVNASFEFYGKALSGQKTLSPRWKRISNEVDADLGEAIGQLYVQKHFPPQAKQRMVELVNNLKAAYKIRIQNVDWMSAETKAKAINKLSKIMVKVGYPDKWKDYSSMEISRDSYFENVLAANRFQIRENLNKYGKPVDITEWGMYPQTVNAYYNPLNNEIVFPAAILQPPFFGLDADDAVNYGAIGMVISHEMSHGFDDEGKQFDADGNMINWWTDEDAKNFTERTKVLVNQYNNFKVLDSLHVDGELTLGENIADNGGMNIAWDAFQLSLKGKKRPAAIDGFTPEQRFFLGYAKVWRQKMRDKELMRRLKEDVHSPAIARVNRAVFNIDAFYKAFDIKPTDPLYIAPADRARVW, from the coding sequence ATGAAGAACAAGTATTTACTGGTGCTACTTGCCTTGGCTCCTTCGACGGTAGCATTTTGCGGCAACAAGCCCGAAGTAAAAAGCAAAGCGCTGGATGCTGTCGACATGAATAAAAAGGTACGCCCAGGCGTAAACTTTGTTGAATACGCCGGCGGAGGATGGCTTAAGAACCTGAATATTCCTGACGACAAAACCTCGTATGGTGCATTCGACATCCTTCGCGAGAATAGCATTAAGGATGTTCAGAACATCCTTTTAGAGGCTGCTGCAACAACCAACGCACCTAAGGGAACTCCATCCCAAAAGATTGGAGACTTTTACGCTTCGGGTATGGATAGCACCCGAATAGAGAAGTTGGGCGCTGAACCAATCAAAAAGTACGTTGCTCAAATCAACCAAATCGAGAACAATAACGACCTTGCAATCGCAATTACACAGCTTCACCTACATGGTATTAGCGCTCTATTTGGTGGTGGCGTAGAGCAAGACTTCAAGAACAGCCGTATTTACAAGATGTACCTAGCGGAAGCCGGCATTGGGATGCCCGACCGTGACTACTACGTTAAGGACACCCCTCACAACAAGGAACTCCAGGCAGCCTATAAAGCGCTAATCAAAAAATGCTTTATTCTTCTCGGATATGGAGAGGCACAGGCAGCTGAAGCTGTAAACAACATTTACACCCTCGAATACAACCTAGCTATTGCATCGAACACCCGCTTGGAGAACAGGAATATGGTAGCCCTTTACAACCCTGTACCAACCGCAGAATTCTGCAGCAAAAACGGGTCTTTCCCTTGGAACCAGTACTTCTCGAGCCTAGGGCTTAACCTGTCGAACGACGAGGTGGTGGTTATGCAGCCAAAATTCTTTGTTACGGTTGATAGCCTGCTAAAGGTTACCCCTATTCAGGCTTGGAAGGACTATCTAACCTGGAACATCACTCGCAGCATGGCCTCAACGCTCAGCAGCGACTTCGTAAACGCCAGCTTCGAGTTTTACGGGAAGGCATTATCGGGCCAAAAGACGCTATCGCCACGCTGGAAGCGAATTTCTAACGAGGTTGATGCCGATTTAGGCGAAGCCATCGGCCAGCTCTACGTGCAAAAGCACTTCCCACCTCAAGCAAAACAGCGCATGGTTGAGCTGGTGAACAACCTAAAAGCAGCGTACAAGATCCGCATCCAAAATGTAGACTGGATGAGCGCCGAAACCAAGGCAAAGGCTATCAATAAACTTAGCAAGATTATGGTAAAGGTGGGCTATCCCGACAAGTGGAAGGATTACTCATCAATGGAGATCAGCCGTGATTCATACTTCGAAAATGTACTAGCTGCAAACCGCTTCCAGATTCGCGAAAACCTCAACAAGTACGGCAAACCCGTTGACATTACCGAATGGGGCATGTACCCACAAACCGTAAACGCCTACTACAACCCGCTTAACAACGAAATCGTATTCCCTGCAGCTATTCTTCAGCCACCATTCTTTGGCCTAGATGCCGATGATGCCGTAAACTACGGAGCCATTGGCATGGTAATTTCTCACGAAATGTCCCACGGCTTTGACGATGAAGGAAAGCAATTTGATGCAGATGGCAACATGATTAACTGGTGGACCGACGAGGACGCCAAGAACTTTACCGAGCGCACCAAGGTTCTGGTAAACCAGTACAACAATTTCAAGGTGCTCGACAGCCTACATGTTGATGGCGAGCTAACCCTTGGCGAAAACATTGCCGACAACGGCGGTATGAACATCGCCTGGGATGCCTTCCAGCTATCGCTAAAGGGCAAGAAGCGCCCTGCCGCTATCGACGGGTTTACGCCAGAGCAACGCTTCTTCCTAGGATACGCTAAGGTTTGGCGCCAGAAGATGCGCGATAAGGAGCTTATGCGCCGCCTAAAGGAGGACGTTCACTCCCCTGCCATTGCCCGCGTAAACCGCGCCGTGTTCAACATCGACGCATTCTATAAGGCATTCGACATAAAGCCTACCGATCCGCTCTACATAGCACCTGCTGATAGAGCAAGGGTTTGGTAG
- the rocD gene encoding ornithine--oxo-acid transaminase produces MDTTTKLTSKDFIEREGKYGAHNYHPLPVVLEKGKGIYMWDVEGKKYFDFLSAYSAVNQGHCHPKIVNAMVEQAQKLTLTSRAFFNNVLGEFEQFVTSYFGYDKVLPMNTGAEADETALKLCRKWAYVKKGIAEDQAKIIVCEGNFHGRTITIVSMSNDPESYGGFGPFTPGFEKIPYNDIAALEKALEDSNVAGFLLEPIQGEAGVFVPDEGYLKAAYDLCKKKNVLFMADEVQTGIARTGKLLACDHEGVHPDILILGKAISGGVMPVSCVLANDDIMLCIKPGEHGSTFGGNPVAAKVAIAALEVVKEEKLADNAARLGEIFRTEMRNFDSPMIELVRGKGLLNAIVIKNMNGKTAWDVCLAMRDRGVLAKPTHGNIIRFAPPLVITEAEIREAISLIQLAFKDIENGKQPIE; encoded by the coding sequence ATGGACACTACGACTAAACTAACCAGTAAAGACTTTATCGAAAGAGAAGGAAAGTACGGAGCACATAACTACCATCCGCTACCCGTTGTTCTCGAAAAAGGAAAAGGCATATATATGTGGGATGTTGAAGGGAAAAAATACTTCGACTTCTTATCGGCCTACTCTGCTGTAAACCAAGGCCACTGCCACCCAAAGATCGTAAACGCAATGGTAGAGCAAGCACAAAAGCTGACCCTAACCTCTCGCGCATTTTTTAATAACGTACTTGGAGAATTTGAGCAATTCGTCACCAGCTACTTTGGATACGACAAGGTTCTTCCAATGAATACTGGCGCTGAAGCCGACGAAACAGCGCTTAAGCTTTGCCGCAAGTGGGCATACGTAAAAAAAGGCATTGCAGAGGACCAGGCAAAGATTATTGTATGCGAGGGGAACTTCCACGGAAGAACCATTACCATTGTTTCCATGTCGAACGACCCTGAATCGTATGGGGGATTTGGCCCATTCACCCCCGGATTCGAAAAAATTCCATACAACGATATAGCCGCTCTCGAGAAAGCATTGGAGGATTCCAACGTTGCCGGGTTCCTTCTAGAACCTATTCAGGGCGAAGCAGGCGTTTTCGTACCAGACGAAGGCTACCTAAAAGCAGCTTACGATCTTTGTAAGAAGAAGAACGTTCTATTTATGGCCGATGAGGTTCAAACCGGCATCGCCCGTACAGGTAAGCTCCTTGCCTGCGATCACGAAGGTGTTCATCCCGACATTCTAATTTTAGGGAAAGCTATTTCAGGAGGCGTTATGCCGGTATCGTGCGTACTTGCTAACGACGACATCATGCTATGCATCAAGCCAGGCGAGCACGGTTCTACTTTTGGGGGTAACCCAGTTGCAGCCAAAGTTGCTATTGCAGCACTAGAGGTTGTAAAAGAAGAAAAACTTGCTGATAATGCAGCCAGACTAGGAGAAATCTTCCGCACCGAAATGCGCAACTTCGACTCTCCAATGATCGAATTGGTAAGAGGGAAAGGTCTGCTAAACGCAATCGTCATTAAGAATATGAATGGGAAGACAGCATGGGATGTTTGTCTTGCTATGCGCGATAGAGGTGTTCTGGCCAAGCCAACCCACGGTAATATTATCCGTTTTGCGCCTCCATTGGTTATTACAGAAGCAGAGATCAGAGAGGCCATTTCTCTTATCCAGCTAGCATTTAAGGATATCGAAAACGGCAAACAGCCTATCGAATAA
- a CDS encoding response regulator transcription factor: MGEAQQKILLVDDENDILEFVGYNLKKEGFDVYTATNGREAIRLALDVRPQLIILDVMMPEMDGIETCEEMRKIPELSTSIIAFLTARGEDYSQIAGFEAGADDYITKPTKPKVLVSRVKALLRRVEHVGATEAIDRSDSSIVIDKSRYIVVKNGVEMELPKKEFELLALLYSKPQKVFTREEIFNTIWGDNVIVGDRTIDVHIRKLREKIGDEYIKTIKGVGYKFVD; this comes from the coding sequence ATGGGTGAAGCGCAGCAAAAAATTCTTCTTGTTGATGATGAAAACGATATCCTTGAATTCGTAGGATATAACTTGAAAAAGGAGGGCTTCGATGTTTATACGGCAACAAATGGAAGAGAGGCTATTCGTTTAGCATTGGATGTTAGGCCGCAGCTTATTATTCTTGATGTAATGATGCCGGAAATGGATGGCATAGAAACATGCGAGGAAATGCGCAAAATACCAGAACTCTCTACTTCCATTATAGCATTCTTAACCGCAAGAGGCGAAGATTATTCGCAAATAGCAGGTTTTGAAGCAGGTGCTGACGATTATATTACGAAGCCAACCAAACCTAAAGTTCTTGTAAGCCGAGTAAAGGCGCTGTTAAGGCGCGTTGAACATGTAGGCGCTACAGAAGCAATCGATCGTAGTGATTCATCCATAGTTATAGACAAGTCGCGCTATATTGTGGTTAAGAATGGTGTTGAGATGGAACTCCCTAAAAAAGAGTTTGAATTACTTGCGCTTTTATACTCTAAGCCTCAAAAGGTGTTTACCCGCGAAGAAATCTTCAACACCATATGGGGCGACAACGTAATTGTAGGCGATCGTACTATCGATGTTCATATTAGGAAACTTCGTGAAAAAATTGGGGATGAGTATATTAAAACAATAAAGGGAGTTGGATATAAGTTTGTTGATTAG
- a CDS encoding glycoside hydrolase family 13 protein has product MKKQLLALLCLCFTVAAFAQTSDPNDHPNERLTHVPTWAQEAIWYQIFVERFRNGDPNNDPTPENIKDYVTHEVPTGWKITPWTQDWYQQDSWMANFSDPNMSFTSKVQFRRYGGDLQGVLDKLDYLKELGINAIFFNPLNDAPSLHKYDAAFWHHIDRNFGPTPQKDGEAMNFENYDNPSEWVWTNADKLFLKVIEEAHKRGIRIILDYSWNHTGTNFWAFQDLLRKGKNSPYKDWYIITRFDNPATPENEFDYQGWFGTKSLPEIRETVHQSNAALKAYEGDIYSDAVKRHIFAIIKRWADPNNDGNPEDGVDGFRLDVAAELPLNFWRDFREVARNINPEMYLIGEVWWEAWPDKLLDPRPFLKGDVFDANMNYRWFRTARHFFNDSPNSMPIKEFISQMDTIFKTVRPEVARAYMNMASSHDSPRLSTSLYNKGLYKFNAKPSDDSTYKVNKPDAATYKIMEQLLVHQYTFLGSPQIWNGDEMGMWGCDDPDTRKPLIWPDYKFDDEVVHPLGMQKPVDKVAFDSTLFYLYKQLISMRKSNEVLVRGSLKYLITDEANRILAYSRNLEKKEAIAVFNLSNKPKTVSIPALQKNSYTNGLLKGKSVKPVKGKLVVTLGPKESMVLISK; this is encoded by the coding sequence ATGAAAAAGCAGCTACTTGCCCTTTTGTGCCTATGCTTTACAGTAGCAGCGTTTGCACAAACCTCAGATCCAAACGACCACCCCAACGAGAGGCTCACACACGTTCCAACATGGGCTCAAGAAGCAATTTGGTATCAAATATTTGTAGAACGATTTCGCAATGGCGATCCTAATAATGATCCCACACCCGAAAATATAAAAGACTACGTCACCCACGAAGTTCCTACAGGATGGAAGATTACACCTTGGACTCAAGATTGGTATCAGCAAGATAGCTGGATGGCAAACTTCAGCGATCCAAACATGAGCTTTACATCAAAGGTTCAGTTCCGCCGCTATGGTGGCGACCTTCAAGGCGTTCTCGACAAACTCGACTATCTAAAAGAGCTTGGCATAAATGCCATCTTCTTTAACCCTTTAAACGATGCACCTTCGCTACATAAGTACGATGCAGCATTCTGGCATCATATAGACCGTAACTTTGGTCCAACCCCTCAAAAGGATGGAGAAGCGATGAACTTTGAGAACTATGACAATCCTAGTGAATGGGTATGGACAAATGCTGATAAGCTATTCCTCAAGGTTATAGAAGAAGCCCACAAGCGCGGCATTCGCATCATTCTCGACTACTCTTGGAACCACACAGGAACCAACTTTTGGGCCTTCCAAGACCTGCTCCGAAAGGGTAAAAATTCACCATACAAGGATTGGTACATTATCACCCGTTTCGACAATCCCGCTACCCCCGAAAACGAATTTGATTACCAAGGTTGGTTTGGAACGAAATCGCTACCAGAAATAAGGGAAACGGTTCACCAAAGCAACGCTGCACTAAAAGCCTACGAAGGCGATATCTATAGCGATGCGGTTAAACGGCACATTTTTGCCATTATAAAGCGCTGGGCCGATCCAAACAACGACGGTAACCCAGAAGACGGCGTTGATGGCTTTAGACTCGACGTAGCAGCCGAACTTCCGCTTAACTTTTGGAGAGATTTTCGCGAGGTAGCCCGCAACATCAATCCTGAGATGTATTTAATTGGCGAAGTTTGGTGGGAGGCATGGCCCGACAAGCTGTTAGACCCACGTCCATTCCTTAAAGGCGATGTATTCGATGCCAATATGAACTACCGCTGGTTCCGCACCGCACGCCACTTTTTCAACGACTCTCCCAATAGCATGCCGATAAAGGAGTTCATTTCTCAAATGGACACCATATTCAAAACCGTTCGTCCCGAGGTGGCAAGAGCCTACATGAATATGGCCAGCAGCCACGACTCCCCTCGTCTTTCAACTTCGCTATACAATAAAGGACTGTACAAGTTCAACGCAAAACCATCTGACGACTCAACCTACAAGGTAAATAAACCCGATGCAGCAACTTACAAAATCATGGAACAGCTACTTGTGCATCAGTACACCTTTTTAGGCTCACCCCAAATATGGAATGGAGATGAAATGGGAATGTGGGGCTGCGATGACCCGGACACCCGCAAACCTCTAATTTGGCCCGATTACAAGTTCGACGATGAGGTTGTGCACCCACTCGGAATGCAGAAACCCGTTGATAAGGTAGCCTTCGACTCTACTCTTTTCTACCTTTACAAGCAGCTAATATCTATGCGAAAAAGCAACGAAGTTCTAGTTAGAGGTTCGCTAAAATACCTCATAACCGACGAGGCTAACAGAATCCTTGCCTATAGCCGTAATCTAGAAAAAAAAGAGGCTATAGCAGTTTTCAACCTCTCTAATAAACCTAAAACTGTGAGCATTCCTGCCCTCCAAAAAAACAGTTACACCAATGGCCTTTTGAAGGGCAAAAGCGTAAAACCAGTAAAGGGGAAACTTGTAGTAACACTAGGACCAAAAGAATCTATGGTACTAATATCTAAGTAA
- a CDS encoding FMN-binding protein translates to MKRILIICTLLAVTTSLFALTGKPKKYNDGVYFGESRSIYVQEPYYGQTTVTIKDDQIVSVDFRIIDKTHNEVFDEKYEKHFKGNDEYIQQCRKDWEGVQTYPKTLLKKKSIEKVDAVSGATWSYNMLKASLQEALKAAQVKKK, encoded by the coding sequence ATGAAAAGAATACTGATCATTTGCACGCTCTTAGCTGTAACCACCAGCCTATTTGCCCTCACTGGGAAACCCAAAAAGTACAACGATGGCGTTTACTTTGGCGAATCGCGCTCTATTTACGTTCAGGAGCCCTACTACGGACAAACCACGGTTACCATTAAAGACGATCAAATTGTTAGCGTCGATTTCAGAATTATCGACAAAACGCACAACGAAGTCTTCGACGAAAAGTACGAAAAGCACTTTAAAGGCAACGACGAGTACATCCAACAATGCCGGAAGGATTGGGAAGGAGTCCAAACCTATCCTAAAACGCTCCTAAAAAAGAAGAGCATCGAAAAAGTAGATGCCGTATCGGGAGCAACTTGGTCGTACAACATGCTAAAGGCTTCACTTCAGGAAGCACTTAAAGCAGCCCAAGTGAAAAAAAAGTAG
- a CDS encoding hemolysin family protein, with product MVEEIAIIAFLIVLNGLFSMAEISIVSAKKSRLEELLRKGNRTAKEVLNLSEHPNKFLSTVQIGITSIGILTGIFGGATISSAIQNILVDFGMSSVYADNVAIVIVVVIITFFSIVIGELLPKRIGMTNPEAIALLSAKPMIVLSRITAPFVWLLGTTTDFFIKLFRVRKTEASQVTEEEIKALVEEGATYGTIQEIEQDIVENVFFIGDLRIEKLMTVRSDVTWLNIDDPIEKNIQKMVDQEHSIYPICDDNIDNVLGVVYTKDLFKQLASNQTIQLQSCIREALFIPNNQKAYKALERFRETHNNFGFVINEYGEVEGILTINDILEELVGEFTDSEEPTIVTRDDGSLLVDGKALFYDLIEVLEIDDYEPIQQEYNTVAGFMLHHFKDIPKASDKFSWKGFTFEVMDMDGNRIDKILISRSRKSKKRENP from the coding sequence ATGGTAGAAGAGATAGCAATTATTGCATTCCTCATTGTCCTAAACGGACTATTTTCTATGGCCGAGATATCCATCGTATCGGCAAAAAAATCGAGGCTGGAGGAGCTGCTGCGCAAGGGAAATCGAACCGCTAAAGAGGTGCTCAATCTCAGCGAACATCCCAACAAGTTCCTATCAACCGTCCAAATAGGGATTACCTCAATAGGCATTCTTACCGGTATTTTTGGAGGAGCCACCATCTCGTCGGCCATACAAAACATCCTCGTCGATTTTGGCATGAGTAGCGTATACGCCGACAACGTTGCCATCGTTATTGTGGTTGTTATTATTACCTTTTTTTCGATTGTTATTGGCGAGCTGCTGCCCAAACGAATTGGCATGACCAACCCCGAAGCCATTGCGCTGCTTTCCGCTAAGCCAATGATTGTGCTCTCGCGCATCACCGCTCCGTTTGTATGGCTGCTCGGCACCACCACCGACTTTTTTATCAAGCTCTTCAGAGTTAGAAAGACAGAGGCCTCGCAGGTAACCGAAGAGGAGATCAAAGCGCTGGTTGAGGAGGGAGCCACCTACGGAACCATTCAGGAGATTGAGCAAGACATTGTAGAAAACGTCTTCTTTATTGGCGACCTCCGCATCGAAAAGCTGATGACCGTTCGCAGCGATGTAACGTGGCTCAACATCGACGATCCAATAGAAAAGAACATCCAGAAAATGGTAGACCAGGAGCACTCCATCTACCCCATCTGCGACGACAACATCGACAACGTGCTAGGCGTAGTATACACCAAAGACCTATTTAAGCAGCTGGCCAGCAACCAAACCATCCAACTCCAAAGCTGCATCCGCGAGGCGCTGTTTATCCCTAACAACCAAAAAGCCTACAAGGCGCTGGAACGCTTCCGCGAAACCCACAACAACTTCGGCTTTGTAATCAACGAGTACGGCGAGGTGGAAGGCATATTAACCATTAACGACATCTTAGAAGAGCTAGTGGGCGAATTTACCGACAGCGAAGAGCCAACCATCGTTACCCGCGACGACGGATCGCTGCTGGTGGATGGCAAAGCGCTTTTCTACGATCTGATCGAGGTTCTCGAAATTGACGACTACGAACCAATACAGCAGGAGTACAACACGGTTGCCGGGTTTATGCTGCACCATTTTAAGGATATTCCTAAAGCCTCCGACAAGTTCAGCTGGAAAGGGTTTACCTTCGAAGTTATGGATATGGACGGGAACCGAATCGACAAAATTCTCATCTCGCGAAGCAGAAAATCAAAAAAACGGGAAAATCCATAG
- the rnk gene encoding nucleoside diphosphate kinase regulator, which yields MGTITLNSLDLTRIQTCLKEAMQVNAISKMEAATLIKEIQSASVVDPESIPSNVVTMNSIVQISFLNTKKTVEFQIVYPNQANVKENKISIFSPIATALIGYKAGDEIDWVVPAGITKIKIDAIVYQPEAAGHYNV from the coding sequence ATGGGAACAATTACCCTTAACAGCCTCGACCTAACAAGAATCCAAACCTGCCTAAAGGAGGCTATGCAGGTTAATGCCATTAGCAAAATGGAAGCGGCCACGCTAATTAAGGAAATTCAATCGGCATCGGTTGTTGATCCGGAGAGTATTCCGTCCAACGTGGTAACCATGAACTCCATCGTTCAAATCAGCTTCTTGAATACCAAGAAGACAGTCGAGTTTCAGATTGTATATCCCAATCAGGCGAATGTAAAGGAAAATAAGATCTCCATCTTTTCGCCCATTGCAACAGCCCTTATTGGGTATAAGGCTGGCGACGAAATCGATTGGGTTGTACCCGCCGGAATTACAAAAATCAAAATTGATGCAATAGTCTACCAACCCGAAGCAGCCGGGCACTATAACGTATAG
- a CDS encoding DUF6588 family protein encodes MRNIRKRCLVAVLAIAFSVPSFAQTDITELLKLFNQAKGDVSLLAKEYMRPFGEEFGKTLNTGWYTSAKPHKLGGFDITISATAIPVSSSMKSFNVNDVLGANSTLKVAPGSNPSTPTVLGKEVDGTTVYAGVNTAATSMKLPQGANMPVMPMANYNISVGLPFHTDVAFRFVPNLSFGDNGNFGLWGIGLRNEFKEFIPVFKHVPFNLSAFWGMTKYKLSWDMNDNTYATGNGDHELSTNATSYTARLLISKSIPVLTVYGGIGYNSSSSDYKLKGLYKDPSASSLLTFNDPFNLSYTSTGMMFNAGLRIKLAVFMLFGDYTYAGTSMYTAGLGFTFR; translated from the coding sequence ATGAGGAATATAAGAAAGAGATGTTTGGTGGCTGTACTTGCAATTGCATTTAGCGTACCTAGCTTTGCTCAAACCGACATTACTGAGTTGCTGAAGTTGTTTAACCAGGCAAAGGGCGATGTAAGTTTATTGGCAAAAGAATACATGAGACCTTTTGGTGAAGAGTTTGGTAAAACCCTCAATACCGGATGGTACACATCTGCAAAACCCCACAAGCTTGGAGGTTTCGACATCACCATTTCGGCTACGGCAATTCCTGTTTCTTCATCGATGAAGAGTTTTAATGTGAACGATGTGCTAGGGGCCAATTCTACATTAAAGGTTGCTCCAGGTTCCAATCCATCTACACCTACCGTACTTGGTAAAGAGGTTGATGGTACAACTGTATATGCAGGGGTAAATACTGCAGCTACTTCAATGAAGCTTCCTCAGGGTGCTAACATGCCGGTTATGCCAATGGCCAACTATAACATTAGCGTTGGCCTTCCTTTCCATACCGATGTTGCCTTCCGCTTTGTGCCAAACCTAAGCTTCGGTGATAATGGTAATTTTGGATTGTGGGGCATTGGTCTTCGTAACGAGTTTAAGGAGTTTATACCAGTTTTCAAGCACGTTCCTTTTAACCTATCAGCTTTCTGGGGAATGACCAAGTATAAGCTTTCGTGGGATATGAACGATAATACCTACGCAACTGGCAATGGCGATCACGAGCTATCTACCAATGCAACATCGTACACCGCGCGCTTACTCATTTCGAAGTCGATTCCTGTACTTACCGTTTATGGTGGCATCGGTTATAACAGCAGCTCGAGCGACTACAAATTAAAAGGGTTGTACAAAGATCCAAGTGCATCGTCGCTGCTAACCTTTAACGACCCATTTAACTTAAGCTACACCTCTACCGGTATGATGTTTAATGCTGGTCTTCGCATTAAATTGGCCGTGTTTATGCTATTTGGCGACTACACCTATGCTGGCACCTCGATGTACACAGCAGGTTTAGGCTTTACTTTCCGCTAG